The Pelodiscus sinensis isolate JC-2024 chromosome 4, ASM4963464v1, whole genome shotgun sequence genomic sequence CTTCAGCAGAGCTGATCTtcaggatggtggagatgatacAGACGTAAGAGAGGAGGATGGTCACAACGCTGCTCACTATAATGTAGCATGTGGATGCGAACATCACAATTTCACTGCTGCTGGTGTCAGAGCACGAGAGAGCCAGCAGTGGGAGCATGTCGCAGTAGAAATGATTGATGATGTTGGAGTGGCAGAATGACAGCCGgaatataaaatatgtattaattaCTGAGTCCACCAACCCCATAGCATAGCAGGCAGCCACCAGCAGGTTACAACGCTGCCTGGACATGGTGACTGTATAGTGcagtgggttacagatggccacataacggtcataggccatcacagccagcaagagacactcagTGTCTTGAAAAGTGATATCGAAGTACATTTGCACAGCGCAGGCAGTGTAAGAAATGCTGCTCCTCTCGGCtaagaaattctgcagcatctTTGGGGCAATAACAAAGGAATAGCAGAaatcacagaaagacaaattcctgaggaaaaagtacatgggggtgtggagtcggggGTCAATCATGATTAACAAAACCATC encodes the following:
- the LOC102451610 gene encoding olfactory receptor 8U9-like; its protein translation is MEEGNHSMVTEFILSGLTDRPELQLPLFFLFLLICVVTMAGNGGMVLLIMIDPRLHTPMYFFLRNLSFCDFCYSFVIAPKMLQNFLAERSSISYTACAVQMYFDITFQDTECLLLAVMAYDRYVAICNPLHYTVTMSRQRCNLLVAACYAMGLVDSVINTYFIFRLSFCHSNIINHFYCDMLPLLALSCSDTSSSEIVMFASTCYIIVSSVVTILLSYVCIISTILKISSAEGRRKTFSTCTCHLTAVVMFHGTLLSMYFRPTSSYSLGTDKIASVFYTLVIPMLNPLIYSLRNREVKGALRKAMNELISTS